One part of the Desulfovibrio sp. TomC genome encodes these proteins:
- the gspM gene encoding type II secretion system protein GspM, with amino-acid sequence MKRPLPHPLLLAGGGTALVLGLYLWVALPLADGLAVREKRLGEAMRALDEARQLAGQLSTVGQSPTGETLPEGFSLFSLVESVATKEKVKDNVEFMRPANRELGGGRREMAVDLRLTGLGMNQLLAFVQQVESPKRGIRIRQFILQPSPKGGVDADLSVAVSVSSDKAR; translated from the coding sequence ATGAAACGCCCGCTGCCGCATCCCCTGCTGCTGGCCGGTGGTGGGACAGCCTTGGTTCTGGGGCTGTATCTGTGGGTGGCCCTGCCCCTGGCCGACGGGCTGGCCGTGCGGGAAAAACGGCTGGGCGAAGCCATGCGCGCTCTGGACGAAGCCAGACAGTTGGCCGGACAACTGTCAACCGTCGGGCAGTCTCCGACCGGAGAGACGCTGCCGGAAGGGTTTTCGCTGTTTTCCCTGGTTGAAAGCGTGGCCACCAAGGAAAAGGTCAAAGACAATGTGGAGTTCATGCGCCCGGCCAATCGCGAACTTGGCGGCGGACGTCGCGAGATGGCCGTCGATCTGCGCCTGACCGGCCTTGGCATGAACCAGCTTTTGGCCTTTGTGCAGCAGGTGGAGTCGCCCAAACGCGGCATCCGCATCCGCCAGTTCATATTGCAACCGTCCCCTAAAGGCGGCGTTGACGCCGATCTGTCCGTGGCCGTGTCTGTTTCGTCGGACAAGGCCAGATAG
- the gspK gene encoding type II secretion system minor pseudopilin GspK: protein MKTSETGGAVLLFVLALVALLASLAVSTTRTAQIEVFSAYGGIYSRQAQAIAESGLLAAAAMLIKDGQKRDTDNLAEDWAAFPDLATYPGVWFLDGHLDGHIDDETGKFPVNSLHPGLSGHAIYEGIFLRLLTGPTFSLPNSKAKALLAALIDWLDPDDNPGEGGGEDAFYAAALLPYRVRNNSLDTLAELLLIRGFSRDLLSGQGTRPGLLSMLTVWGSGLINVNTAPLPVLAALPANLDSARAASLALSVDAYRRDPVRHDELVSLDWLRKAGGGQNAEWPQGVLSTRSLYFSVLLIGRSGSAQRRLYAVLKREQGKQSNQIPNCKVLYRELR, encoded by the coding sequence ATGAAGACGTCCGAGACCGGGGGGGCGGTCCTCCTTTTTGTACTGGCCCTGGTGGCTCTCCTGGCCTCGTTGGCGGTTTCAACCACACGTACGGCCCAGATCGAGGTCTTTAGCGCCTACGGCGGCATCTACTCCAGACAAGCCCAGGCCATCGCCGAATCCGGACTGCTGGCTGCGGCCGCCATGCTCATCAAGGATGGCCAGAAACGAGATACCGACAATCTGGCCGAAGACTGGGCCGCATTCCCCGATCTGGCCACGTACCCGGGCGTTTGGTTCCTGGACGGCCACCTCGACGGCCATATCGATGATGAGACCGGCAAATTTCCCGTTAACTCCCTCCACCCCGGCCTGTCGGGCCATGCCATCTACGAGGGGATCTTCCTGCGCCTGCTGACTGGCCCGACATTTTCCCTGCCAAACAGCAAGGCCAAAGCCCTGCTCGCCGCCCTCATCGATTGGCTCGATCCTGACGACAATCCCGGCGAGGGCGGCGGTGAGGACGCTTTCTATGCCGCAGCACTCCTGCCGTACCGCGTGCGCAACAACTCTCTGGACACCCTGGCCGAACTGCTGCTCATCCGGGGTTTTTCCCGCGATCTGCTGAGCGGCCAGGGCACTCGGCCCGGCCTGCTTTCCATGCTCACCGTGTGGGGCAGCGGACTCATCAACGTCAACACTGCCCCCCTGCCCGTTCTGGCCGCCCTTCCCGCCAATCTCGACTCAGCCCGGGCCGCCTCCCTGGCCCTGTCTGTCGACGCCTACCGCCGCGATCCGGTGCGGCACGATGAACTGGTCAGCCTGGACTGGCTCAGGAAAGCTGGCGGGGGTCAGAATGCCGAGTGGCCCCAGGGTGTCCTGAGCACGCGCAGCCTGTATTTTTCCGTGTTGCTCATCGGCCGTTCCGGCTCGGCCCAAAGACGCCTGTACGCCGTCCTCAAGCGTGAACAGGGCAAACAGTCGAACCAAATACCCAATTGCAAGGTCCTGTACCGGGAGTTGCGTTAA